A genomic window from Micromonospora sp. WMMA1947 includes:
- a CDS encoding DUF501 domain-containing protein — protein sequence MSVVPPQEPAADSVPPPERQPATEADLAAVAAQLGRPPRGTRAVAHRCPCGLPDVVETTPRLADGTPFPTLFYLTCPRATAACSRLESAGLMKEMAERLAEDPELAARYRAAHEDYLTRREAIGEVPEIAGISAGGMPGRVKCLHVHLGHALAAGPGVNPFGDETLALVEKWWAAGPCVDVPPVQ from the coding sequence GTGAGCGTCGTACCACCGCAGGAGCCGGCGGCGGACTCCGTACCCCCGCCGGAACGCCAACCGGCCACCGAGGCCGACCTGGCCGCGGTGGCCGCGCAGCTCGGACGCCCGCCGCGCGGTACCCGCGCGGTGGCCCACAGGTGTCCCTGCGGCCTGCCCGACGTGGTGGAGACGACGCCCCGGCTGGCCGACGGCACGCCGTTCCCGACGCTGTTCTACCTGACCTGCCCTCGCGCCACGGCGGCGTGCAGCCGGCTGGAGTCGGCCGGGCTGATGAAGGAGATGGCCGAGCGGCTCGCGGAGGATCCGGAGCTGGCGGCGCGGTACCGGGCGGCGCACGAGGACTACCTGACCCGCCGGGAGGCGATCGGCGAGGTGCCGGAGATCGCCGGCATCTCGGCCGGTGGCATGCCGGGGCGGGTCAAGTGCCTGCACGTGCACCTCGGGCACGCGCTCGCCGCCGGGCCGGGGGTCAACCCGTTCGGCGACGAGACGCTGGCGCTGGTGGAGAAGTGGTGGGCGGCCGGCCCCTGCGTGGACGTGCCGCCGGTCCAGTGA
- a CDS encoding septum formation initiator family protein, whose translation MQQRRTPGGQRPARRPGQPGRTGGARVRSTARDNGVRAEARAAGRSPGASRATDGVRSASRPAAARRTAAGGPVKRLTAPQPRRFTGRATVLFAVLIALALAYTYPVRVYLDQQADIERMEAAQAAQRAEIERLTAEAAKWKDPEYVKTQARERFFMGKPGETLLVVLSDPEGAAKDAGKDAKPGAPKQPEPWYDTLWSSVRAANADRGDK comes from the coding sequence ATGCAGCAGCGCCGCACACCGGGTGGCCAGCGGCCCGCCCGTCGGCCGGGTCAGCCCGGCCGGACGGGCGGCGCCCGGGTCCGGTCCACGGCCCGCGACAACGGCGTCCGCGCGGAGGCGCGCGCCGCCGGCCGGTCACCCGGCGCGTCGCGTGCCACCGACGGCGTACGCTCCGCGAGCCGCCCCGCCGCGGCCCGGCGTACCGCCGCCGGTGGCCCGGTCAAGCGGCTCACCGCACCCCAACCCCGGCGCTTCACCGGGCGCGCCACAGTGCTGTTCGCGGTGCTGATCGCGCTCGCCCTGGCGTACACCTATCCGGTCCGGGTCTACCTGGACCAGCAGGCCGACATCGAGCGGATGGAAGCCGCGCAGGCCGCCCAGCGGGCCGAGATCGAGCGGCTCACCGCCGAGGCGGCCAAGTGGAAGGACCCGGAGTACGTCAAGACGCAGGCCCGGGAGCGGTTCTTCATGGGCAAGCCGGGCGAGACGCTGCTCGTGGTGCTCTCCGACCCGGAGGGCGCCGCGAAGGACGCCGGCAAGGACGCGAAGCCGGGGGCGCCGAAGCAGCCCGAGCCCTGGTACGACACCCTGTGGTCGAGCGTTCGGGCGGCCAACGCCGATCGCGGGGACAAGTGA
- the eno gene encoding phosphopyruvate hydratase, which produces MATIEGIVAREILDSRGNPTVEVEVGLDDGTIARAAVPSGASTGAFEAVELRDGDKDRYLGKGVEKAVANIEDRIVDQLIGYEASEQRLIDQKMIDIDGSDNKGELGANAILGVSLAVAKAAAGSAELSLFRYLGGPNAHLLPVPMMNILNGGAHADSNVDIQEFMIAPIGAPTFRDALRSGAEVYHALKSVLRKKDLSTGLGDEGGFAPNLPTNAAALDLIAEAVEKAGYRLGTDIVFALDVAATEFFDNGTYTFEGSAKSAEEMSNYYTKLAGDYPIVSIEDPLAEDDWSGWATLTAALGDRIQIVGDDLFVTNPQRIARGIAEQAANAVLVKVNQIGSLTETLDAVDLAHRAGFKCMMSHRSGETEDTTIADLAVATGCGQIKTGAPARSDRVAKYNQLLRIEEELADAARYAGAGAFPRYRSA; this is translated from the coding sequence GTGGCAACCATCGAGGGAATCGTCGCCCGGGAGATCCTGGACTCGCGGGGCAACCCGACGGTCGAGGTCGAGGTCGGGCTCGACGACGGCACGATCGCCCGCGCCGCGGTGCCGTCCGGCGCCTCCACCGGCGCCTTCGAGGCGGTCGAGCTGCGCGACGGTGACAAGGACCGCTACCTGGGCAAGGGTGTCGAGAAGGCCGTCGCCAACATCGAGGACCGGATCGTCGACCAGCTCATCGGCTACGAGGCCAGCGAGCAGCGGCTGATCGACCAGAAGATGATCGACATCGACGGCTCGGACAACAAGGGCGAGCTGGGCGCGAACGCCATCCTCGGCGTCTCCCTGGCCGTGGCGAAGGCCGCCGCCGGCAGCGCCGAGCTGAGCCTGTTCCGCTACCTGGGCGGCCCGAACGCGCACCTGCTCCCGGTGCCGATGATGAACATCCTCAACGGTGGCGCGCACGCCGACTCGAACGTCGACATCCAGGAGTTCATGATCGCGCCGATCGGCGCGCCGACGTTCCGGGACGCGCTGCGCTCGGGCGCCGAGGTCTACCACGCGCTGAAGTCGGTGCTGAGGAAGAAGGACCTGTCGACCGGCCTGGGCGACGAGGGCGGCTTCGCCCCGAACCTGCCCACCAACGCCGCCGCGCTGGACCTCATCGCCGAGGCGGTGGAGAAGGCCGGCTACCGGCTCGGCACCGACATCGTCTTCGCGCTCGACGTGGCCGCCACCGAGTTCTTCGACAACGGCACCTACACGTTCGAGGGCAGCGCCAAGAGCGCCGAGGAGATGAGCAACTACTACACCAAGCTCGCCGGCGACTACCCGATCGTGTCGATCGAGGACCCGCTGGCCGAGGACGACTGGAGCGGCTGGGCCACCCTCACCGCCGCGCTCGGCGACCGCATCCAGATCGTCGGCGACGACCTGTTCGTGACGAACCCGCAGCGCATCGCCCGGGGCATCGCCGAGCAGGCCGCCAACGCGGTGCTGGTGAAGGTCAACCAGATCGGTTCGCTCACCGAGACGCTCGACGCCGTCGACCTGGCCCACCGGGCCGGCTTCAAGTGCATGATGAGCCACCGCTCCGGCGAGACCGAGGACACCACCATCGCCGACCTGGCCGTCGCCACCGGCTGCGGGCAGATCAAGACCGGCGCACCGGCCCGCTCGGACCGGGTGGCCAAGTACAACCAGCTCCTGCGGATCGAGGAGGAGCTGGCCGACGCGGCGCGGTACGCCGGTGCCGGCGCGTTCCCGCGCTACCGTTCGGCCTGA
- a CDS encoding NUDIX domain-containing protein, whose protein sequence is MTTPGFRPAADHGRPPRPDDLALPVAGRKLLTGPDEQPLRIGALSGDLAWTPVGTLDGVPAWAAEVTDPESLPGRWRSWRGLAAELPAPRADLAGRALAVVTWRRTHRWCGSCRAELADVPGETARRCPDCGLTVFVPLSVAVLTAITRPGPAGGTELLLVRHTQGPTQLWALVAGFVEAGESLEAAVHREVAEEVGLTLRRPEYVDSQPWALSGPGTLLAGFTAEVTDPAAEPVVDGTELTEARWFPADALPAELPPAYSLSRWLINAVAARR, encoded by the coding sequence GTGACCACGCCCGGGTTCCGGCCCGCGGCGGATCACGGGCGGCCGCCGCGACCGGACGACCTGGCGCTGCCGGTGGCCGGCCGGAAGCTGCTGACCGGCCCGGACGAGCAGCCGCTGCGCATCGGAGCGCTGTCCGGTGACCTCGCCTGGACCCCGGTCGGCACGCTCGACGGCGTCCCGGCGTGGGCGGCCGAGGTGACCGATCCGGAGTCGCTGCCGGGCCGGTGGCGCAGCTGGCGCGGCCTCGCCGCCGAGCTGCCCGCACCCCGCGCCGACCTGGCCGGGCGGGCCCTGGCCGTGGTCACCTGGCGGCGTACCCACAGGTGGTGCGGGTCCTGCCGGGCCGAACTGGCCGACGTACCGGGCGAGACCGCCCGGCGCTGCCCGGACTGCGGGCTCACCGTGTTCGTCCCGCTGTCCGTCGCGGTGCTGACCGCGATCACCCGCCCCGGCCCGGCCGGCGGCACCGAACTGCTGCTGGTCCGGCACACGCAGGGGCCGACGCAGCTCTGGGCGCTCGTCGCCGGGTTCGTCGAGGCGGGCGAGTCGCTGGAGGCGGCGGTACACCGCGAGGTCGCCGAGGAGGTCGGCCTGACCCTGCGGCGACCGGAGTACGTGGACAGCCAGCCGTGGGCGCTGTCCGGGCCGGGCACGCTGCTCGCCGGATTCACCGCCGAGGTCACCGACCCGGCCGCCGAGCCGGTCGTCGACGGCACCGAGCTGACCGAGGCGCGCTGGTTCCCGGCCGACGCGCTGCCCGCCGAGCTGCCGCCCGCGTACTCCCTGTCCCGCTGGCTGATCAACGCGGTCGCCGCCCGGCGGTGA